The proteins below come from a single Rhodococcus sp. WMMA185 genomic window:
- a CDS encoding SDR family oxidoreductase, protein MSQAPTAIDPADLEICLRVLDQAAELDDSDPDSVTVQRAVGHLFKKLKKRRRITARNAVSEADRQVVAATATGSPNRIDDETAGIPLTSNAEGATAGTLIRPRPCYICKQRYTRVDAFYHQLCPDCAAESHTKRDARTDLTGRRALLTGGRAKIGMYIALRLLRDGAHTTITTRFPADAIRRFKAMEDSAEWIHRLRVVGIDLRDPAQVVALADSVAAQGPLDILINNAAQTVRRSPGAYSALAAAESGALPDGDLPDLLTFGKTSDAHPAALAGSLSDLSTSSGTGLSPDAVSSLALVAKSASPDRIDQGLAIDAGGLLPDLTHTNSWVQTVDAVDPIELLEVQLCNSVAPFILVSRLRPAMAAANARRKYVVNVSAMEGQFSRAYKGPGHPHTNMAKAALNMLTRTSAKEMRGDGILMTAVDTGWITDERPHHTKMRLAEEGFHAPLDLVDGAARVYDPIVQGEQGVDLYGCFLKDYQPSPW, encoded by the coding sequence ATGAGTCAAGCACCAACCGCGATCGATCCGGCGGATCTCGAGATCTGCCTGAGGGTTCTCGATCAGGCGGCGGAACTCGACGATTCTGATCCCGATTCCGTCACCGTCCAACGAGCTGTGGGCCACCTGTTCAAGAAGCTGAAGAAGCGTCGGCGGATCACGGCCCGAAACGCTGTTTCCGAGGCCGACCGCCAGGTCGTGGCCGCGACCGCGACCGGATCACCCAACCGTATCGATGACGAGACCGCCGGCATTCCACTTACGTCGAATGCCGAAGGAGCCACCGCCGGGACACTGATCCGGCCCCGGCCGTGCTACATCTGCAAGCAGCGCTACACCCGAGTCGATGCCTTCTACCATCAACTCTGCCCCGACTGTGCGGCCGAGAGCCATACCAAGAGGGACGCGCGCACGGATCTCACGGGCCGCCGCGCTCTGCTGACCGGCGGGCGCGCCAAGATCGGCATGTACATCGCGCTGCGTTTGCTCCGCGACGGCGCGCACACCACGATCACCACCCGATTCCCCGCCGACGCGATCCGACGGTTCAAGGCGATGGAGGACAGCGCCGAGTGGATTCACCGGTTGCGCGTGGTGGGCATCGACCTTCGTGACCCCGCCCAGGTCGTAGCGTTGGCCGATTCCGTTGCAGCGCAAGGTCCGCTGGACATCTTGATCAACAACGCGGCGCAGACGGTGCGCCGCTCCCCCGGCGCCTACAGTGCGCTGGCGGCGGCCGAGTCCGGCGCCCTTCCCGACGGTGATCTTCCCGACCTGTTGACTTTCGGCAAGACGAGCGACGCTCACCCGGCAGCCCTGGCTGGTTCCTTGTCGGACCTGTCCACATCGTCGGGCACAGGGTTGTCCCCCGATGCGGTCAGCTCGCTAGCGCTCGTGGCCAAGTCGGCGTCGCCGGATCGAATCGATCAGGGCCTCGCGATCGATGCCGGCGGACTGTTGCCCGACCTCACGCACACCAACAGTTGGGTTCAAACCGTGGACGCGGTTGACCCCATCGAGCTCCTCGAAGTGCAGCTGTGTAACTCGGTGGCACCGTTCATCCTGGTCTCCCGGCTTCGTCCCGCTATGGCGGCGGCCAACGCCCGCCGCAAGTACGTGGTGAACGTTTCCGCGATGGAGGGTCAGTTCAGCCGCGCCTACAAGGGGCCCGGTCACCCACACACCAACATGGCGAAGGCTGCCCTCAACATGCTGACCCGCACCAGCGCCAAGGAGATGCGGGGCGACGGCATCCTCATGACGGCGGTGGATACGGGCTGGATCACGGACGAGCGGCCACACCACACAAAAATGCGTTTGGCCGAGGAGGGATTTCACGCACCCCTCGACCTCGTCGACGGCGCCGCCCGTGTCTACGACCCGATCGTCCAGGGCGAGCAGGGCGTCGACTTGTACGGCTGCTTCCTGAAGGATTACCAACCGTCCCCCTGGTGA
- a CDS encoding universal stress protein, giving the protein MAIAVVHRDSPEGRAAIVYAARVAVRRHEQLQVLHVLDEALGRDAESDRSALCAEVQATLENGEVGESPWELCINEQNGDHGNALRALVDSSGADLLVVGMRRQSPIGKFLLERWLQRLLLEVEIPILVVKEESHGTN; this is encoded by the coding sequence ATGGCGATAGCCGTTGTCCACCGAGACAGCCCCGAAGGACGGGCGGCCATCGTCTACGCCGCCCGTGTAGCCGTTCGACGACATGAGCAACTGCAGGTTTTGCACGTACTCGACGAGGCGCTCGGTCGCGATGCCGAGTCCGACCGCTCCGCTCTGTGCGCCGAGGTGCAGGCCACCCTCGAGAACGGCGAGGTTGGCGAGTCACCTTGGGAGCTGTGCATCAACGAACAGAACGGCGATCATGGAAACGCGCTGCGTGCACTGGTCGACAGCAGCGGTGCCGATTTACTCGTCGTCGGCATGCGCCGTCAATCCCCAATCGGCAAATTCCTCCTGGAGCGGTGGCTGCAACGGCTCCTTCTCGAGGTCGAAATTCCCATCCTGGTAGTCAAGGAAGAGTCGCACGGTACCAACTGA
- a CDS encoding DUF2784 domain-containing protein, with the protein MGSEIFYGALADVTAIVHLSFIVYVVLGGFLAWRWPRTIALHIAAATWGFTGLVFGIDCPLTHVESWARIHAGQSPLPSTGFIAHYLTGVIYPQSFAGLIQTLVAVAVVASWIGYVALRIRGSRAPSHPRGVGLWSRTVH; encoded by the coding sequence ATGGGGAGCGAAATATTCTATGGGGCACTCGCCGATGTGACGGCCATCGTGCACCTGAGCTTCATCGTGTACGTCGTACTCGGCGGGTTCCTCGCGTGGCGCTGGCCGCGCACGATCGCCCTGCACATCGCGGCCGCGACGTGGGGATTCACCGGTCTCGTCTTCGGCATCGACTGTCCGTTGACCCACGTGGAGAGTTGGGCCCGGATCCACGCCGGGCAGAGTCCACTGCCCTCCACCGGCTTCATCGCCCACTACCTGACCGGCGTCATCTACCCGCAATCTTTTGCGGGGCTGATCCAAACTCTGGTGGCTGTCGCTGTCGTCGCATCCTGGATCGGATACGTAGCGCTTCGCATCCGGGGCTCGCGCGCGCCATCGCACCCACGAGGCGTGGGCCTGTGGTCTCGCACCGTCCACTAG
- a CDS encoding saccharopine dehydrogenase family protein: MTDSTRELDLVVYGATGFVGKLLADYLARHAPEGVRIALAGRSAAKLESVRSSLGPKASEWPLVVANSDDSDSIAALARSTRVVATTVGPYAKYGHGLAAACAEAGTDYVDLTGEVLFVRDSIDANHERARETGARIVHSCGFDSIPSDLGVHVLHEAVQADGAGELTDTTLVVTSMRGGVSGGTIDSMRTQVDVSKKDPSLRRLAASPYSLSPDRSAEPDLGKQSDMSVVKGEDIAPGVQGWKAPFVMASYNTRIVRRSNALRDWAYGRKFKYREVMNVGTSPVTPVVAGAVAAGLGAMLVGMALAPTRFVLDRILPAPGEGPSEESQRKGHFTMDLYTTTTTGARYTSRVKAKGDPGYSATAVMLGESALGLVLGGDALPDTAGVLTPATALGDVLVNRLRAAGFEISAQKQ, translated from the coding sequence ATGACAGACAGCACACGTGAACTTGACCTTGTCGTGTACGGAGCCACAGGCTTCGTCGGCAAGCTCCTCGCCGACTACCTCGCGCGACACGCCCCGGAAGGCGTGCGCATCGCGCTCGCAGGGCGATCGGCCGCCAAACTCGAGTCCGTGCGATCCTCGCTGGGTCCGAAGGCATCCGAGTGGCCCCTGGTAGTTGCCAATTCCGACGACTCCGATTCGATCGCGGCACTTGCGCGCAGCACCCGCGTGGTTGCCACGACGGTGGGCCCTTATGCCAAGTACGGACACGGCCTTGCCGCGGCGTGCGCGGAGGCGGGAACCGACTACGTGGACCTGACCGGTGAGGTCCTGTTCGTACGCGACAGCATCGATGCCAACCATGAGCGGGCTCGCGAAACCGGTGCCCGGATCGTGCACTCGTGCGGTTTCGACTCCATACCATCCGACCTCGGCGTGCACGTGCTCCACGAAGCGGTGCAGGCGGACGGCGCCGGCGAACTCACCGACACAACGCTCGTCGTCACGTCTATGCGCGGTGGAGTGAGCGGCGGAACGATCGATTCGATGCGCACCCAGGTCGACGTGTCGAAGAAGGATCCGTCGCTGCGTCGACTGGCGGCCTCACCGTACTCGCTGAGCCCCGACCGCTCCGCGGAACCGGACCTCGGGAAGCAATCCGACATGAGCGTGGTCAAGGGTGAAGACATCGCACCCGGGGTCCAGGGGTGGAAGGCACCCTTCGTCATGGCGTCCTACAACACCCGAATCGTACGGCGCAGCAACGCACTCCGCGATTGGGCGTACGGCCGGAAGTTCAAGTACCGCGAGGTGATGAACGTCGGAACCTCACCGGTCACACCCGTGGTGGCGGGTGCGGTCGCGGCCGGTCTCGGGGCGATGCTCGTGGGCATGGCGCTCGCCCCCACCCGGTTTGTCCTCGACCGCATTCTGCCCGCTCCAGGCGAGGGTCCCAGCGAGGAAAGCCAGCGCAAGGGTCACTTCACGATGGATCTGTACACGACCACCACTACGGGTGCGCGGTACACGTCTCGGGTGAAGGCAAAGGGTGACCCTGGCTACAGCGCCACCGCGGTGATGCTCGGGGAGTCCGCACTCGGCCTCGTCCTCGGTGGTGACGCACTACCGGACACCGCCGGGGTTCTCACACCCGCAACAGCTTTGGGCGACGTTCTGGTCAACCGGCTTCGCGCCGCCGGATTCGAGATCTCTGCGCAAAAGCAGTGA
- a CDS encoding substrate-binding domain-containing protein: MGQHRSGSSARGISRGPVIALGLVAVIVLGVIFWFQLRDRIADQGTAAADACVEGDSVLAIAADPDIAPQIQTLADRFSATRPVIRDHCVTVTVTSVASDTVRDALSAGADAPWNTDVLGPRPALWIPSSSHSVNQIPVEGVINGDARPLAISPVVLAVGPSVEGALTAASVDWRDLPSLQTGRDSVPPLGMALPEGPGAESTEMAVESIAASVAGSPAGPVTEEQASSDPVTSALSELALGYEVVPGAKPATTRDALTALATRGDPTTAGIHAVAATEQQVYQTLRETPGTDLTAYVPTGPTPVADHPAAILSGQSVDETQSRAAAQFADFARQPEQAQVLADAGFRIDGLDHPGDTTLTFPSLGPALVPADAAAATDLMQAIQNPITERASTILLDASSSMGDLDGSATRLENTTAALAARLDQSPDTLNLGLWEYSTNLNDSRPYNILVATGPVSGGGYIEGTRRQALDNRLTKVEPAAGSATYASLEAAYKNAVDQYAPDRINSVLLITDSGNDDDSVTSADLLATITETFTPSAPVRVDIVTIGQIPDLDTLQAVADRTGGTLEQVDSTDGTALPAAIDKLLS, translated from the coding sequence GTGGGGCAGCATCGCAGCGGATCGAGCGCCAGAGGTATCAGCAGGGGCCCCGTGATTGCGCTCGGCTTGGTCGCCGTGATTGTCCTGGGAGTGATTTTCTGGTTCCAACTCCGAGACCGGATTGCCGACCAGGGGACGGCTGCCGCCGATGCCTGCGTCGAGGGTGACTCGGTACTCGCGATCGCCGCCGATCCCGACATCGCACCGCAGATTCAGACCCTCGCCGATCGGTTCTCCGCCACCAGGCCCGTGATCCGCGACCACTGCGTGACGGTGACTGTGACATCTGTCGCGTCGGACACGGTCCGCGACGCCCTCTCTGCGGGCGCAGATGCCCCCTGGAATACGGACGTGCTCGGTCCCCGGCCGGCGCTGTGGATTCCGTCCAGTTCACATTCGGTCAATCAGATTCCGGTAGAAGGAGTAATCAACGGCGACGCCCGTCCCCTGGCGATCAGCCCCGTTGTTCTCGCGGTAGGGCCGAGCGTCGAAGGCGCCCTGACGGCCGCCTCCGTCGACTGGAGGGATCTGCCGTCGCTGCAGACGGGTCGCGATTCCGTCCCGCCCCTCGGCATGGCACTCCCCGAAGGACCGGGTGCCGAGAGCACGGAAATGGCGGTCGAGTCGATAGCTGCCTCCGTCGCGGGCAGCCCGGCAGGTCCGGTGACGGAGGAGCAGGCGAGTTCGGACCCGGTGACCTCCGCACTCAGCGAACTGGCTCTCGGCTACGAAGTCGTTCCCGGGGCGAAGCCTGCGACGACACGTGACGCGCTCACCGCGCTTGCTACTCGAGGTGACCCGACGACCGCCGGAATCCACGCGGTCGCGGCCACCGAGCAGCAGGTGTATCAGACGCTGCGCGAGACCCCTGGGACCGACCTCACCGCGTATGTGCCGACGGGTCCGACACCCGTCGCGGATCACCCGGCGGCCATCCTGTCCGGTCAGTCCGTCGACGAGACGCAGAGTCGGGCCGCAGCACAGTTCGCGGACTTCGCACGTCAACCCGAACAGGCGCAAGTCCTGGCCGATGCCGGATTCCGGATCGACGGACTGGACCATCCCGGAGACACCACGCTGACCTTCCCCAGTTTGGGCCCGGCCCTGGTCCCGGCCGATGCCGCTGCGGCGACCGACTTGATGCAGGCGATCCAGAATCCAATCACTGAACGCGCCTCGACCATCCTGCTCGACGCGTCCAGTTCGATGGGTGACCTCGACGGTTCCGCGACACGCCTCGAGAACACCACGGCAGCTTTGGCAGCCCGGCTCGATCAATCCCCCGACACGTTGAATCTCGGGTTGTGGGAGTACAGCACGAATCTCAACGATTCCCGGCCTTACAACATCCTGGTCGCTACCGGACCTGTCTCCGGAGGTGGCTACATCGAAGGCACCCGAAGACAGGCATTGGACAACCGACTGACGAAGGTAGAACCCGCAGCCGGTTCCGCGACGTACGCCTCACTCGAAGCCGCCTACAAGAACGCGGTTGACCAGTACGCGCCGGATCGCATCAATTCGGTCTTGCTGATCACCGACAGCGGCAATGATGACGACTCCGTCACCAGTGCAGATCTGCTCGCGACCATAACCGAGACCTTCACACCGTCGGCGCCCGTACGCGTCGACATCGTGACGATCGGCCAGATTCCAGATCTCGACACTCTGCAAGCAGTAGCCGATCGCACTGGCGGCACGCTCGAGCAGGTCGACTCCACCGACGGAACCGCTTTGCCTGCCGCAATCGACAAGCTCCTGTCGTGA